From the genome of Mesorhizobium japonicum MAFF 303099, one region includes:
- a CDS encoding Lrp/AsnC family transcriptional regulator has protein sequence MPLKADLDAIDWKILRELQADGRMTNVELSNRVGISAPPCLRRVKRLEEAGIIRGYRALLNAPALGLDVVAFCLVGLHHQADAELRTFAERTRGWPIVRDAWMVSGESDFLLHCLASDLGAFQTFVIEELTSTPNVDTVRTALTIRRVKDEGLVSFERS, from the coding sequence ATGCCCCTGAAAGCCGACCTCGACGCCATCGACTGGAAGATCCTGCGCGAGCTGCAAGCGGATGGGCGCATGACCAATGTCGAGCTGTCGAACCGCGTCGGCATTTCGGCCCCGCCCTGCCTGCGCAGGGTCAAGCGGCTGGAGGAGGCCGGCATCATCCGCGGCTACCGCGCGCTGCTCAATGCCCCGGCGCTCGGCCTCGATGTCGTCGCCTTCTGCTTGGTCGGTCTGCATCACCAGGCCGATGCCGAACTGCGCACCTTCGCCGAGCGCACGCGCGGCTGGCCGATCGTGCGCGATGCCTGGATGGTCTCGGGCGAATCCGATTTCCTGCTGCACTGCCTGGCAAGCGACCTCGGCGCCTTCCAGACCTTCGTCATCGAGGAACTGACCTCGACGCCGAATGTCGACACCGTGCGCACCGCGCTCACCATCCGCCGCGTCAAGGATGAAGGCCTGGTTTCTTTCGAACGATCCTGA
- the trxB gene encoding thioredoxin-disulfide reductase encodes MTTKHAPVLIIGSGPAGYTAAVYAARAMLKPMLVAGLQQGGQLMITTDVENYPGFADPIQGPWLMEQMMKQAEHVGTDIINDIITEVDLNVRPFRAKGDSGTTYTADALIIATGAQAKWLGIPTEQDFMGFGVSACATCDGFFYRGKDVAVVGGGNSAVEEALYLSNLAKSVTVIHRRSDFRAERILRERLLQKDNVRVIWDTVVDEITGRPGKAPLPPSVEGLKLKHAVTGAETHLKVDGVFVAIGHAPAVELFVGKLKQKPNGYLWTAPNSTRTDVPGVFAAGDVTDDVYRQAVTAAGLGCMAALEAEKYLAGIEVHREAAE; translated from the coding sequence ATGACCACCAAGCACGCGCCCGTTCTCATCATAGGTTCCGGTCCGGCCGGCTATACGGCGGCGGTCTATGCCGCGCGCGCCATGCTGAAGCCGATGCTGGTTGCCGGCCTGCAGCAGGGCGGCCAGCTGATGATCACCACCGATGTCGAAAATTATCCCGGCTTCGCCGATCCCATCCAGGGGCCGTGGCTGATGGAACAGATGATGAAGCAGGCCGAGCATGTCGGCACCGACATCATCAACGACATCATCACCGAGGTCGACCTCAACGTGCGGCCGTTTCGCGCCAAGGGCGATTCCGGCACCACCTACACCGCCGACGCGCTGATCATCGCCACCGGCGCGCAGGCCAAGTGGCTGGGCATTCCGACCGAGCAGGATTTCATGGGCTTCGGCGTCTCGGCCTGCGCCACCTGTGACGGCTTCTTCTATCGCGGCAAGGATGTCGCGGTGGTCGGCGGCGGCAATTCGGCGGTGGAGGAGGCACTGTATCTGTCGAACCTCGCCAAGAGCGTCACGGTCATCCATCGGCGCAGCGACTTCCGCGCCGAGCGCATCTTGCGCGAGCGGCTGCTGCAGAAGGACAATGTCCGCGTCATCTGGGACACGGTGGTCGACGAGATCACCGGCCGCCCCGGCAAGGCGCCGCTGCCGCCGTCGGTCGAAGGGCTGAAGCTCAAGCATGCGGTGACCGGTGCCGAAACGCACCTCAAGGTCGACGGCGTGTTCGTGGCGATCGGCCATGCGCCGGCGGTCGAGCTGTTCGTCGGCAAGCTGAAGCAGAAGCCGAACGGTTATCTGTGGACGGCGCCGAATTCGACCCGCACCGACGTGCCCGGCGTGTTCGCGGCCGGCGACGTGACCGACGATGTCTACCGCCAGGCGGTGACGGCGGCGGGGCTCGGCTGCATGGCGGCACTCGAAGCGGAAAAGTATCTGGCCGGCATCGAGGTGCATCGCGAGGCAGCGGAATAG